One Mycolicibacterium rufum genomic window, ATCTGCAGCGCGGCCTCACCCAGCGCCGGGTCGATGTGGGCGACCGCGTCGCTGGGGATCATCACCGGGAAGTGCCGCACGTAGGCGTCCAGGGCGGTGTAGAGGATGCACTGTTCGGTGACCTGCCCGGTGAGCACCAGGCGGTCGGGTTTGAGTTGGGTGAGCAAATAGGCCAGTGGGGTGGCGTAGAAGGCGCTGTGCCGGACCTTGGTCATCAACCGTAGGCCGTGCTGCGGCACGATCGGCTCGACCAGATCGGGCCGTTCCCCGTCCAGTGCACCGCGCACGATGTCGCTGAACTCGGCGCTGAAGTCGCCGTAGTTGTCGTTGACATAGACCAGTTCGACGTCGTCGCGGTCCTGCGCTGTGGCGACCAGTCGGCTCAGCGGGTCGACGATCGGTTCGACGTGCGGGATCAGCTTCTCGGCGTCCGGATGCCGGTAGGTGTTCATCATGTCGATGACGAGAATGACCGTGTCGCTCATGGGGCCGTGCATACCCGGGAAAATCGCGGGGACACAATGGGGCATGGATTTCTACTCGGCGTATCAGCAGGGGTTCGTCCGGATCGCCGCGTGCACGCATCACACCGCACTCGCCGACCCCGCCGCGAACGCCGAGACGGTGCTGCGACTCGCGCGGGACTGCGACGACGAGAACGTCGCCCTGGCGGTGTTCCCGGAGCTGACCTTGTCGGGCTACTCGATCGAGGACATCGTGATGCAGGACGCACTTCTCGAGTCGGTCGAGGAGGCGGTGCTGCAGGTGGCGGCCGGGTCGGCGGGGCTGCTGCCCGTGCTGGTCGTCGGCGCGCCGCTGCGGCACCGCCATCGCGTGTACAACACCGCCGTGGTGATCCACCGCGGCCGCGTGCTGGGGGTGGTCCCGAAGTCCTACCTGCCGACCTACCGCGAGTTCTATGAGAAGCGCCAGATCGCAGCGGGTGACGACGAGAGCGGGGAGATCCGGCTCGGCGACGTGGACGTGCCGTTCGGTCCGGACCTGCTCTTCGCCGCCGAGGACCTCCCGAACTTCCTGCTGCACGTGGAGATCTGCGAGGACATGTTTGTTCCGGTACCGCCGAGCGCCGAAGCCGCGCTGGCAGGGGCGACCGTGCTGGCCAACCTGTCGGGCAGCCCGATCACCATCGGCCGCGCCGAGGACCGCGCGCTGCTGGCCCGGTCGGCCTCGTCGCGATGCCTGGCGGCCTACGTGTACGCCGCGGCAGGGGAGGGCGAGTCGACGACCGACCTGGCCTGGGACGGGCAGACCATGATCTGGGAGAACGGCGTGTGTCTCGCGCAGTCCGAGCGGTTCCCGAAGGGGGAGCGGCGCTCGGTCGCCGACGTCGACCTGATGCTGCTGCGCAACGAGCGCACGCGGATGGGCACCTTCGACGACAACCGGCGGCACCACCTGATCGACGACGACGCGTTCCGACGCATCGGATTCCGGCTGGATCCGCCCGGCGGTGACATCGGGCTGCTGCGGGAGGTGGAGCGGTTCCCGTTCGTGCCCAACGATCCCGCCCGGCTCGAGCAGGACTGCTACGAGGCGTACAACATCCAGGTGTCGGGGCTCGAACAACGGCTGCGCGCGCTGCACTACCCCAAGGTCGTGCTCGGGCTCTCGGGCGGTCTGGACTCCACGCACGCGCTGATCGTCGCGGCGCGCGCGATGGACCGCGAGGAGCGTCCGCGCAGCGACATCCTGGCCTACACACTTCCGGGTTTCGCCACCGGCGAGCGGACCAAGAACAACGCGACCCGGCTGGCCGAGGCGCTCGGCGTGACGTTCGAGACCATCGACATCAAGGCCACCGCCGAGCTGATGCTCAAGGAGATGGATCATCCGTTCTCGCGCGGTGAGAAGGTCTACGACGTCACGTTCGAGAACGTGCAGGCCGGCCTGCGCACCGATTACCTGTTCCGGCTGGCCAACTTCCGCGGCGGCATCGTGCTGGGCACCGGTGACCTGTCGGAGCTCGCGCTGGGCTGGTCGACCTACGGCGTGGGCGACCAGATGTCGCACTACAACGTCAACGGCGGTGTGCCCAAGACGTTGATCCAGCACCTGATCCGCTGGGTGATCTCGTCGGAACAGTTCGACGAGACGGTCAACGAGGTGCTCGCCGACGTGCTCGACACCGAGATCAGCCCGGAACTCGTTCCTGCCGGCGAGGACGAGGAAATCCAGAGCAGCCAGGACAAGGTGGGTCCGTATGTGCTGCAAGATTTCTCGTTGTTCCAGGTGCTGCGCTACGGGTTCCGCCCCTCGCGGGTGGCGTTCTTGGCATGGCACGCGTGGAGCGATGCCGAACGCGGGGACTGGCCTTTCGGTATCCCCGAGGAGAAGCGACCGTCGTTCACCCTCGCAGAGATTCGGCACTGGCTGCAGGTGTTCGCGCAGCGCTTCTACTCGTTCAGCCAGTTCAAGCGCTCCGCGCTGCCGAACGGACCCAAGGTGTCCGCCGGCGGATCCCTGTCACCGCGCGGCGACTGGCGGGCGCCCTCGGACATGTCGGCGCGCACCTGGCTTGACGAGATCGAACGCGCGGTACCGGAGAGCTAGCGGCGCAGACCTGTTCGGGGGAGGAACCGTCCGACGCCGGCCGAGTAGCGGCGGTAATCGTCGCCGTGGACGCTCATCAGGTAGGGCTCTTCGACGACGCGCACCTGAAGTTCGATCGTCGCGACCAGCAGAACGGACCCGATGATTGCGGGCCAGTTCGGGGTGATCAGCAGGACGCCGAAGCCGAAGACCATCATCGCCGTGAAGATCGGGTTGCGCACCAGTGCGAACACCCCGGTGCGCACAAGGGTGGTGGTCTCGGCGCGGTCCACGCCGATCCGCCACGAATCACCCATCTCCAGCTGCGCGTAGACAGTCGCGACGATGCCCGTCACCGCGATGACGATGCCGGCCACCACGATTCCTGGCCCGTCCACTATCGGCGACACGACGCCGATCAGCTGCAGGAGCGGCGCCGCTACCGCGAGGGCGAGGGCGGCGACGAAACCGACCCCGGCGCACCACTCCAGGGACCCGATCCGACCGCTCACCCCCCTGAAGCCCGTCGACCCTGTGCGCCGACGTTGTTCGAGACTGCGCCAGCCGAACCCGACGACGAGAAACGCCGTGAACAGCGCAAGGGAGATGGTCGGAGGTGTCATGCGCAACACCCATCCCCGCGCCACGCCTCGACACCCTCGCGCACAGCGATCGCCGCGATCCCGAGTGCGGCAACCGAATCCGCCCACCCCCAGCCGAGCGTGCTGTTGAGCAGCAGCCCGATCAGGAGTACGGCCGACAGGTAGGTGCACAGCAGGGTCTGCTTCGAATCCGCCACCGCCGAAAGCGAACCCAGCTCCCGGCCGGCGTGACGCTGGGCCAGCGAGAGCACCGGCATCACCGCCAGGCTCAGCGCGGCCACCACGATCCCGAGCGTGGTGGGCCGCGGCTCCCGAACGCCCGCCAGGGAGAGGACGGCGTCGACGCTGACGTAGGCGGCCAGGGCGAAGAAGGAGAACGCGATGAAGCGCAGCGCCGCCTTCTCCCGGGTCTCCGGGTCGCGCGCCGAGAACTGCCACGCCACCGCCGCGGCCGAAGACACCTCGATGACGGAATCGAGTCCGAAGCCGATCAGCGCCGACGAGGACACCCGGGCGCCTTCGGCGAGCGCCACCGCCGCCTCGACGACGTTGTAGGTGATCGTGGCGGCGACCAGTAGGCGCACCCGGCGGGTCAGCACCGCCCGCCGGCCTGCGTCGACAGCCATCAGCAGCACCCCTGTCGGTCGGCAGTCGGGCAGCAGGCCGGGTCGACCTCCAGCACCAGGCCGAGCAGGTCACCGAGCGCGTGGGCGATGCGGGGGTCGGCGAGTTCGTAGCGGCTGCGCCTGCCCTCCGGAGTCGCGGTGACCAGGCCACACCCGCGCAGGCAGGCAAGGTGGTTCGACAGGATCTGGCGCGACACCCCGATCCGCTCGGCCAGCTCGGACGGGTAGCCGTGGCCGTCGCGCAGGATCAGCAGGATCCGGGCGCGCGTCGCGTCGGACAGGGCGTAGCCGAATCGGGAGAGGGCGTCACTGTCGACGGCGGTCGGCATGAGCCGACAGTACATCGAATCCTGTATCCAGGAAAGTCTGAACCGTCCGAACGTCGAGACTGCGCTCAGGGCGCCCCTGAGCGGCGTGTCGCCGCCCTGATCGCAGTCTCGACGTGCCTCAGAGCCTGCCGTCGAGGCGCAGATCCGGATGCACCCAGGCGGGCGACCGGCGCTGCTTGAACGCCATGAATCCCTCGATCGACTCGGGCGCGCCGAGGCTGGCCTGCATGCCGATGCGGTCGTAGAGCCCGACGTAGGAGTCCAGGCTCGCCTTGATCACCGAGCGGGCGTGCGGCGCGGTCCGGCAGCACTGGGCGAGCACCTCGCGAGCCGCGTCCTGCAGCTCCCCGTGCGGCACCACCCGCGCGACCATGCCCCAGTCCAGCGCCTCGGCCGCCGACAGCGTGCGGCCGGTGAACATCAGGTCGCGGGTGCGCACCGGGCCGATCAGGCGCGCGAGCATCTGGCTGTAGTAGGTGTCGGCGATGCCGCGGTAGAGCTCGGGCACACGGAAGGTGGCGCGGTCGCTGACCACCGCCATGTCGGCGCACAACGCGATCTGCAGACCACCGCCCTGGCACAGCCCGTTGACCGCGGCGACGACGGGTTTGGCGGACTGGCGCAGCGTGTCGAACGGCAGCGCGTCCATGCCCAGCGCCGACCCGAAGGTCAGCCAGTCGTCGGCCCCGCCGCCGCCCATGTCCCCGCCCGGGGCGAACACGTCGCCGGTACCGGTGATGAGCAGGCCCGCCAGATCCGGATCGCGGTCGACGTGGGTGACCGCGTACTTGATGCCGAAGTACATCGCCGGGGTCATCGCGTTGCGCGCCTCGGGCCGGTCCAGCGTGCACACCCCGAACGCGTTCTCCCGGGTGAAGCGCAGGTAGGGGGTTCCGAGCCAATCGCCGTCCGGGGGTCGGGGTGGGGTCGTCACGGCGGTGTCCTCACGCTCGGGACGTCACATGTCTTGGCCAAGGACGTCGTCGATGGCCTCACTGTAGGGCGCACAGTCGCCGGCGCCGGGGACCAGCGTCGCCAGAGCGCCCGCGGCCGCCGCGCGCCGCAGCGCCGCCTCCGGGCCGGACGGCCATGCCGCCGCGAGCACCCCGGCGAACACGTCGCCCGCCCCGGTGGTGTCCACCGCCTCCACCGCGGGTGCCGGGACGTCGATCGTGGTGCCCTCGCTGCGATAGGACACGCCCCGGGCGCCGCGCGTCACCACCAGGTGAGTGACCTGCTCCTCGGCCCAGTCGAGCGCCTCGGTCTCGTTGACCACGACGACGTCGGCGTGGCCGGCGATCCGGGCCCGGTCCGCGGCGTCGCTCAGGGCCGGAGATGCGTTGACGATGACCACCGCCCCCGCCTCGCGCCCGACCCCGGCCGCCGCGACCGCGGTATCCAGCGGGATCTCCAGCGAGATGAGCACGACGTCGCTCTCGGCGATCACCGACCGGAGGGCGGACGAACTGAGCGTCAGGTGGGCGTTGGCCCCCGGCGCGACGACGATGCAGTTCTCGGCGTCCGTGTCGACGATGATCGCGGCCGTGCCGCTGGGGCCGGGCACCTCGACCAGAGCGTCCACCCCCACCCCGTTGGTGCGCAGATGCGCCCGCAGGTCGGCCGCCGCGGCGTCGGTGCCCAGCGCGGCGACCAGATCCACGTGCGCACCGGCGCGGGCCGCCGCGACGGCCTGGTTCGCACCCTTGCCGCCCGGTGCCGGTGAGAGCTGCGAGGCCAGGACCGTCTGGCCCGGCCGCGGCAGCGACGCGACCGTGAAAGACAGGTCGGCATTGACACTGCCGACCACGCAGGTCCTCGCCATCGCGGCAACGCTACGCTGGGCTAATGAGTCTGCACGCACCGGAGCGCAGCGCGGTGGCCGACGATCTGCGCGAGCAGGTGCACGCCGCCGCCCGTCGCGCTCGCGTCGCGTCGCGTGGGCTGGCGACGCTGAGCACCGAGGCGAAGAACCAGGCGCTGCGCACGGCCGCCGACCACCTGCTGATGAACATCCGCACGATCCTGGCGGCCAACGAGGGGGATCTGGCGGCGGCCCGCGAGAACGGCACGCCGGAGGCGATGCTGGACCGGTTGGCACTGACCCCGACGCGGGTGGAGGGCATCGCCGACGGACTGCGTCAGGTCGCCGGCCTGCCCGATCCGGTCGGCGAGGTGCTGCGCGGGCGGACGCTGCCCAACGGACTGCAGTTGCGTCAGCAGCGGGTGCCGCTCGGGGTGGTCGGCATCGTCTACGAGGGGCGGCCCAACGTCACCGTCGACGCGTTCGGGCTCACCCTGAAGTCGGGCAACGCCGTGCTGTTGCGCGGCAGTTCGTCGGCGGCGCGGTCGAACGCCGCACTGGTCGACGCCCTGCGGGCCGCGCTGGCCACCGAGGGACTCGACGTCGACGCGGTGCAGTTGCTCCCGAGTGAGGACCGGGCCAGCGTGACGCACCTGATCCAGGCGCGCGGGCTGGTCGACGTGGTGATCCCGCGCGGCGGTGCCGGGCTGATCGACGCGGTCGTGCGCGACGCGCAGGTGCCCACGATCGAGACCGGCGTCGGCAATTGCCATGTCTACGTTCATCAATCAGCCGATCTGGACATGGCCGAGGCGATCGTGCTCAACGCCAAGACGCGCAGGCCCAGCGTCTGCAACGCCGCCGAGTCCCTGTTGATCGACGCCGCGGTCGCCGACGTCGCGGTGCCGCGGCTGACCGGCGCGCTGCAGGCGGCCGGGGTGACGGTGCACGCCGACCCCTCCGAGGACGAGTTGCGCGCCGAGTTCCTGTCGATGGACATCGCGCTGGCGGTCGTCGACGGTATCGACGCGGCGATCGCGCACATCAACACCTACGGGACGGGGCACACCGAGGCCATCGTCACCACCGATCTCGCTGCCGCGCAACGGTTCACCGAACGGGTGGACGCCGCGGCGGTGATGGTCAACGCCTCGACCGCGTTCACCGACGGTGAGCAGTTCGGTTTCGGCGCCGAGATCGGCATCTCCACGCAGAAGCTGCACGCCCGCGGTCCGATGGGGCTGCCCGAATTGACGTCGACCAAATGGATCGTCTGGGGTGACGGCCACACCCGTCCGGCCTGAGTCAGGAGAAAACACCACGTGAGCGTCCCCGCACGCCCGGCGCCGCTGTTCGCCGACATCGACGATGTCGCGCGCCGGCTGGCCGAGACCGGCTATCTGCCCGACACCGCCACCGCCACCGCGGTGTTCCTCGCCGACCGGCTCGGTAAGCCGTTGCTCGTCGAAGGGCCGGCCGGAGTGGGTAAGACCGAACTGGCCCGCGCCATCGCCCAGGCCACCGGCTCGGGTCTGGTGCGGCTGCAGTGCTACGAGGGCGTCGACGAGGCCCGCGCGCTCTACGAGTGGAACCACGCCAAGCAGATCCTGCGGATCCAGGCGGGGTCGGGGGACTGGGACCAGACGAAGATGGACGTCTTCTCCGAGGAGTTCCTGCTCTCCCGGCCGCTGCTGACCGCGATCCGGCGCACCGAGCCGACGGTGCTGCTGATCGACGAGACCGACAAAGCCGACATCGAGATCGAGGGCCTGCTGCTCGAGGTCCTCAGCGACTTCGCCGTCACCGTGCCCGAACTCGGCACGATCGTCGCCGAGCGCAAACCACTGGTCGTGCTGACCTCGAACGCGACCCGTGAGCTGTCCGAGGCGCTCAAGCGGCGCTGCCTGTTCCTGCACATCGACTTCCCCGACCCGGACCTGGAGCGGCGCATCCTGCTGTCGCGGGTGCCCGAACTGCCCGAGCACCTGGCCGACGAGCTGGTGCGCATCGTCGGGGTGCTGCGCGGCATGGCACTCAAGAAGGTGCCGTCGGTGGCCGAGACGATCGACTGGGCGCGCACGGTGCTGGCGCTCGGCCTGGACACCATCGACGACGAGCTGATCGCCGCGACGCTCGGGGTGGTGCTCAAGCACCAGTCCGATCAGGTCAAGGCGTCGGGGGAGCTGAGGCTCAACTGATGGCGCCCCGACGCACCCGCCCGCCCCAGCCGTTGGCGCCGCACGGAATCCCCGGTCATCTGGTCGAATTCGTCGAAGCGCTGCGCGGGTCCGGGATCGCGGTGGGTCCGTCGGAGACGGTGGATGCCGGCCGGGTGATGAGCGTGCTCGGGCTGGGTGATCGGCTGGCGCTGCGCGAGGGCATCGCGTGCGCGGTGCTGCGCCGACCGGATCACCGCGACACCTACGACGCGCTGTTCGATCTGTACTTCCCGGCCGCGCTGGGCGCCAGGACCGTGCTGGCCGACGCCGAGGACGGCGAGGGCCTGCCGCCCGACGACGTCGAAGCGTTGCGGCAGGCGCTGGTCGACATGCTCGCCGACAACGAGGAACTGGCCAACCTCGACGAGCGCCTGGCCGCGATGATCGCCCAGATCGTCGAGGCGTACGGCCGGTACAACTCCAGCCGAGGCCCGTCGTACTCGTCGTATCAGGCGCTCAAGGCGATGAGCCTCGACGACCTCGAGGGCCGGTTGCTGGCCGGTCTGCTGGCGCCGTACGGTGACGAGCCCTCGCCCACGCAGGAACAGATCGCCAAAGCGCTTGCTGTGCAACGCATCGCACAGCTTCGACGGATGGTGGAGGCGGAGACCAAGCGGCGCACCGCCGAGCAGCTCGGGCGTCAGCACGTGCAGACCTACGGTGTGCCCCAGCTGGCCGAGAACGTCGAGTTCCTGCGGGCCTCGGGGGAGCAGCTGCGCCAGATGCGTCGGGTGGTCGCGCCGTTGGCGCGCACGCTGGCGACCCGGCTGGCCGCGCGCCGCCGGCGGTCGCGGGCGGGCGAGATCGATCTGCGCAAGACGCTGCGCAAGTCGATGTCGACCGGTGGTGTGCCCATCGACGTCGTGCTCAAGAAGCCGCATCCGGCCCGGCCGGAGCTCGTCGTGCTGTGCGATGTGTCCGGTTCGGTGGCCGGCTTCAGCCATTTCACGCTGCTGCTGGTTCATGCACTGCGCCAACAGTTCTCGCGGGTGCGGGTGTTCGCCTTCATAGACACCACCGACGAGGTCACCGAATTGTTCGGCCCCGACGCCGATCTGGCGGTTGCGGTGCAGCGCATCACCCGCGAGGCGGGCGTCTACACCCGCGACGGACACTCCGACTACGGCCACGCGTTCGTGTCGTTCCTCGACAAGTTCCCGAACGTGCTGTCGCCGCGTAGCTCGCTGCTGGTGCTGGGCGACGCCCGGAACAACTACCGCAATCCCGAGACCGATCTGCTGGCCCACATGGTGAACGCCAGCCGGCACGCCCACTGGCTCAACCCCGAGCCCCGGCACCTGTGGGGCAGCGGCGACTCGGCGGTGCCGCGCTACGAAGACGTGATCACCATGCACGAGTGCCGCTCGGCCAAGCAGCTGGCCTCCGTGATCGACGCGCTGCTGCCGGTCTGACGGCGAGCCGGCGTTGTCGTCGGTCGAGATCCACGCAATGCAGACGAAGTGCGAGTAGTTGCCTGCAAAGCGTGGATCTCGTCGGTGGCCGTGCGTGGCCTGGCGCTAGGCCAACGAGACCGTGACGTCCCCGCCCTTGGGATCGGCGTCGGCGACCAGCGACCACGGTGCCCGGTAGACCCGCCCCGGCGCCGCCGGCCACAGCGTGCGCGTGGTGCCCAGCGCGCGACCGTCCTGCACGGCCCGCAGCACCGGCAACCGGCGGTACTCGTCGGTCCACAGCAGCAGGTCTCCACGCGCGGCAACCCCGCCGTCGGTCGAGACCAGCTGCGGGGCAGCCCATCTCAACGGCGGATCGACCCGGATGCGAGCCGCGGCGCAGACCGGCTCTGCCGTGTCATGCGTGCGCAGCCATTGCCGCACCGCGGTCGCGACGTGCCTGCCGTCGAGCGCGGCACCGTCGGCGGTGTCCACGGGATGCAGCAGGTTGCCCACCGCGAACACCCCGGGGCGGCTGGTCCGCAGCGCCGCGTCGACGGCCGGGCCGCGGGTCGCGGGGTCAATCTGCACGCCGGCGGTCCGGGCCAATTCGTGGTCGGGGATCCAGTCGCCGGTGAACACCACAGTGTCGCAAGCGATGTCGTGACGCCGGCCGTCGCGTTCCACGGTGACCGACTGCACCTGGCCCCTGCCGTGCACGGCGACCACCCGGGCGCTGGTCAGCACCGGGCCCTCGAGCAGCGCGCGGCCCGCGACGCGGAACGCGGCGTACGCCTCGGCGCGGGGGTACCCGCTGACCATCGCCACCGTCGCGCACCCGGCGTCACGCAGCGTCAACACCGCCGACCAGCTGACCAGTTCGGCGCCGACGATGACGGCGCGACTGCCGACGCGGCCGTGGTGCAGATGCACGAGGTTCTGCAGTTGTCCGGTGGTGTAGACGCCGTCGGGCCGGTCCCCGGGGATCAGCCGCGCCGGTCGCGGCCGCTCCCGCGCGCCGGTCGCCAGGATCACCGCGTCCGCGGTGACGGTGCGTACCCCGCGCGGAGAGGTGATCTGCAGCGTCCGATCGCCGGCCCACCCGGTGACCATGGCCTCGGTCTCGAGGTTCGCGCCCGCGTCGGCGGCCATCGCGGTCAGCCGTCGGGCGTACGCCGGCCCGGAGATGAATCGCCGCAGATCGCGCAGACCGTACCCGGGATGGTCGCTGTGGCGTGGGATTCCGCCGGTTTCGGCCTCCCGTTCGAGCACCAGCACCTCGCCGGCGACCTCCGGTGCCAGGGCGGCGGCGGCGGTCAACCCGGACGGTCCGCCGCCGACGATCGCGACTGCGACGCGGCTCACCGCGCGGTCCCGGCGGTCAGCAGCGCTGAGGTGTGCGCGCCGCAGTAGAAACCCTGGCAGCGCCCGTTCATCACCCGGGTGCGTCGGCGCAGGCCGTCCAGGTCGGCGGGCGGGATCGGGGAGGCGAACGCGTCGCGGATCTCGCCGGCACTGACCCGCTCGCAGAAACACACGATGCGACCGTATTCGGGGTCCGCGGCGATGCGGTCGGCGTCCTGGTAGGGACGCACACCCGTCTCCCCGATGTTCGGCATCCGCGGCGGCGCGGGCAGCCCGTCGCGCTCGGTGACGTCGACGCCGGCCTCGGCGAGCAGACCGGAGACGTACTCGGCCACCGCCATGCCCGACGTCAGGCCCGTCGACCGGATCCCGCCGACCAGGACGTAGCGCGCGGCGGCGTCGACGTCGATCAGGTAGTCGTCGTGATCGCTGGCGGCGCGCAGACCGGCGTAGGTGGCGGTGATCTCCTCGTCGAACAGGGCGGGCATCAGCGCGCGTCCCTTCGAGACCAGGAAGTCGAAGCCGCTCTCGGAGGTGCCGGTCGCGGTGCGGTCGGTCAGGTTCTCCGACGTGGGGCCCACCATCACGTTGCCGTAGATGGTCGGGCTGACGAGCACACCCTTGCCTCGCGACGACGGCACCGCCAGCACGATGACCGGGACCATCGGCCGGGCGAGCTTGTCGAACACCAGGAGTTCGCCGCGCCGGGGGGTGACGGTGAAGCGCTGGTGGCCGAACGCGGCGTCGAGATGGTCGGCGCCCAGCCCGGCCGCGTTGATGACCCACCGGGCCCGGACGTCCCCGCGGGTGGTGTGCAGGGTGGTGTGGTCCGCTTCGGCCGTCGCGGCGGTGACCCGCGCGCCGCGCAGCAGCGTCGCCCCGCGGGCCACGGCGTCGGTGGCCAGCGCCAGGTTCGTGGTCCAGGTGCAGATGATCGACTCACCGGGCACGCTCAGCCCGGCGAGTGCGCCCGGCCCCAGATCAGGCACGCGCCGGTAGATCTCCTCGGCCTGCACCAGGCCGCAGTCGCGGTAGCCGTTGCTCTCGGCCTTGACGATCAGGCCGGGCAGCGCGTCGGCCTCCTCCTCGGTCCAGGCGACCAGCATCGCCCCGGTGCGCTCGACCGGGATGCCGGTCTGCTCGGCGTACGCGCCGAGCAGGTCGTAGCCGCGGGCGACGAGCCGGGACTCCAGCGTGCCGGGCGTCGCGTCGAATCCGGTGTGCAGCAACGCGGTGTTGGCCTTGCTGGTGCCGTCCCCGACGTCGTCGCGGGCCTCGACCAGGGTCACCGACAGGCGGGTGCCGGCCAGAGCCCGGGCGATCGCGCATCCGACGATGCCGGCTCCGACGACGACGACGTCGGAGGTGACGTCGGAACTCATGGCGTGCTCTCCTCTACAGCGTGGCGCCAACGCGCCAGGAAGTCGGCGGCCCGAGCGGCGGGCCATTCCGGGTGATAGGTGTGCTGCGGCGCCCAGTCGCCGACCGCGTCGGCGACGGCCAGGCCGGGTTCGACCGCCAGCCGGGCGCACGCCGCGGCGCCGAGCGCGGTGGCGTGGGGTGACGGATAGACGTCGACGGGAAGGCGGGCGAGGTCGGCCTGCGCCTGCATCAGTGCCGCCGACCGGGTCAGTCCGCCGTCGACGCGCAGCCGGGTCAGCGGCCGGCCGAGATCGGCGGACACCAGTTCGGTCAGTGCGGTCACCTGGGCGGCGATGCCTTCGAGCAAGGCACGCACGAGCTGCCCCCGGCCGCTGGCCAGGGTCATTCCGGTGAAGCTGGCGGTGGCCGCGGCGTTCCACCACGGGGCGGCCAGGCCTGCCAGGGCGGGCACGCAGAGCACGCCGTCGCTCGAGGGTGCGGCCACGGCGTCGATCTGGTCGGCGGCGGGCACGAGGCCGAGGTCGACGGCCCACCGGACGGCCGAGGCCGCCGTGTAGACCTGGCCGTCGACGCAGTATGCGGTCTCTTCACGCAGCCGCCACGCCACCGAGGTGGTCAGCCCCCACCGGGAGCGCACGGGTTCGGTGCCGAGCTGGGCCAGCAGAAACGCCCCGGTGCCGTAGGTGCATTTCGCCGAGCCCGCCTCGAGGCAGCTCTCGGCGAGCAGCGCGGCCTGCTGGTCGACGATCAGCCCACCGACGGGAAGCGTCGGCCCGAACACGTCGGTGTGGCCGACGATCTGGTCGCACGCGACGATCTCGGGTAGGGCCTCCCCGGCCAGCCCGAACAGGGCCAGCAGGTCGTCGTCCCACACCGCGTCGTCCAACGACGTCAGCAGTGATCGGCTGGCGGTCGAGGCGTCGGTGACGAACGCGCCGCAGAGCCGGTGCACCAGCCAGGTGTCGGTGGTCGTGACGACGCCGTCGCGCGTCAGGTTGGCGCGGATCCACGCCATCTTCGGCGCGGAGAAGTACGGGTCCAGGACGAGTCCGGTCCGTCGGGCGATGTCGTCGCCGTGGCCGGCCAGCCGCGCGCAGAGCGACTCGGCGCGCCGGTCCTGCCAGACGATCGCCGGGGTGAGCGGGCGTCCGCTGCCGCGATCCCAGGCCAGGACGGTCTCGCCTTGGTTCGCGAGCGCCACCGCGCGCACGGGCACGCCGGCGTCGGCGAGCGCCCGCCGCCCGGCGGTGACCATGCTGTCGAAGAGCGCTTCGGGGTCTTGCTCGACGCCGCCGCCGGGCAGGTACTCCGGACGTAGCGGCACCTCGGCCAGCGCGCACACCCGGCCGGTGTCGTCGACGACGACGGCCTTGGTCCCCGAGGTGCCCTGGTCGATCGCCAGGAGGTGTCCGGTCACTCCCGCAGCTCGGCGTCGATGGAAT contains:
- a CDS encoding cation transporter, with the protein product MAVDAGRRAVLTRRVRLLVAATITYNVVEAAVALAEGARVSSSALIGFGLDSVIEVSSAAAVAWQFSARDPETREKAALRFIAFSFFALAAYVSVDAVLSLAGVREPRPTTLGIVVAALSLAVMPVLSLAQRHAGRELGSLSAVADSKQTLLCTYLSAVLLIGLLLNSTLGWGWADSVAALGIAAIAVREGVEAWRGDGCCA
- a CDS encoding NAD(+) synthase, with translation MDFYSAYQQGFVRIAACTHHTALADPAANAETVLRLARDCDDENVALAVFPELTLSGYSIEDIVMQDALLESVEEAVLQVAAGSAGLLPVLVVGAPLRHRHRVYNTAVVIHRGRVLGVVPKSYLPTYREFYEKRQIAAGDDESGEIRLGDVDVPFGPDLLFAAEDLPNFLLHVEICEDMFVPVPPSAEAALAGATVLANLSGSPITIGRAEDRALLARSASSRCLAAYVYAAAGEGESTTDLAWDGQTMIWENGVCLAQSERFPKGERRSVADVDLMLLRNERTRMGTFDDNRRHHLIDDDAFRRIGFRLDPPGGDIGLLREVERFPFVPNDPARLEQDCYEAYNIQVSGLEQRLRALHYPKVVLGLSGGLDSTHALIVAARAMDREERPRSDILAYTLPGFATGERTKNNATRLAEALGVTFETIDIKATAELMLKEMDHPFSRGEKVYDVTFENVQAGLRTDYLFRLANFRGGIVLGTGDLSELALGWSTYGVGDQMSHYNVNGGVPKTLIQHLIRWVISSEQFDETVNEVLADVLDTEISPELVPAGEDEEIQSSQDKVGPYVLQDFSLFQVLRYGFRPSRVAFLAWHAWSDAERGDWPFGIPEEKRPSFTLAEIRHWLQVFAQRFYSFSQFKRSALPNGPKVSAGGSLSPRGDWRAPSDMSARTWLDEIERAVPES
- a CDS encoding cysteine hydrolase family protein, whose protein sequence is MSDTVILVIDMMNTYRHPDAEKLIPHVEPIVDPLSRLVATAQDRDDVELVYVNDNYGDFSAEFSDIVRGALDGERPDLVEPIVPQHGLRLMTKVRHSAFYATPLAYLLTQLKPDRLVLTGQVTEQCILYTALDAYVRHFPVMIPSDAVAHIDPALGEAALQMMEQNMSAEIVQAADCLP
- a CDS encoding enoyl-CoA hydratase/isomerase family protein, which translates into the protein MTTPPRPPDGDWLGTPYLRFTRENAFGVCTLDRPEARNAMTPAMYFGIKYAVTHVDRDPDLAGLLITGTGDVFAPGGDMGGGGADDWLTFGSALGMDALPFDTLRQSAKPVVAAVNGLCQGGGLQIALCADMAVVSDRATFRVPELYRGIADTYYSQMLARLIGPVRTRDLMFTGRTLSAAEALDWGMVARVVPHGELQDAAREVLAQCCRTAPHARSVIKASLDSYVGLYDRIGMQASLGAPESIEGFMAFKQRRSPAWVHPDLRLDGRL
- a CDS encoding PfkB family carbohydrate kinase; its protein translation is MARTCVVGSVNADLSFTVASLPRPGQTVLASQLSPAPGGKGANQAVAAARAGAHVDLVAALGTDAAAADLRAHLRTNGVGVDALVEVPGPSGTAAIIVDTDAENCIVVAPGANAHLTLSSSALRSVIAESDVVLISLEIPLDTAVAAAGVGREAGAVVIVNASPALSDAADRARIAGHADVVVVNETEALDWAEEQVTHLVVTRGARGVSYRSEGTTIDVPAPAVEAVDTTGAGDVFAGVLAAAWPSGPEAALRRAAAAGALATLVPGAGDCAPYSEAIDDVLGQDM
- a CDS encoding ArsR/SmtB family transcription factor, with the translated sequence MPTAVDSDALSRFGYALSDATRARILLILRDGHGYPSELAERIGVSRQILSNHLACLRGCGLVTATPEGRRSRYELADPRIAHALGDLLGLVLEVDPACCPTADRQGCC
- a CDS encoding methyltransferase family protein, with the protein product MTPPTISLALFTAFLVVGFGWRSLEQRRRTGSTGFRGVSGRIGSLEWCAGVGFVAALALAVAAPLLQLIGVVSPIVDGPGIVVAGIVIAVTGIVATVYAQLEMGDSWRIGVDRAETTTLVRTGVFALVRNPIFTAMMVFGFGVLLITPNWPAIIGSVLLVATIELQVRVVEEPYLMSVHGDDYRRYSAGVGRFLPRTGLRR